In Isoptericola jiangsuensis, the following proteins share a genomic window:
- a CDS encoding ABC transporter ATP-binding protein, whose product MSATPPSAAPADPRRLPVADTTEVRRTVARLFRRHRGSLGGIAVLHTLAALAGLTGPFLLGRFIDEATTGTTLDRVNTLAVVLVCAVVTQAVVTRYAQRLSMVFGERVFAELREEFLTTATRLPLSTVEKAGTGDLVARTTNDVNKLAHAVRFGVPRVLVCVVTLSLTLVASFVADPLVAVAMLVGVPVIVLTLRWYLRRATPGYLRVSAAFATVNGTITETVEGARTTEALWLGTRLRRRLRGDLAETFDAESHTLRLRQRLIPGIDTAVAVAPIAVVLWGAWLVSQDLTTVGTVATLAMYAHQMGGPVFDLVFWLDELQVAVVALARVVGVGLVAPDRQATGAVPTAEDVRADAVRYAYTPGRDVLHGIDLDLRPGERLAVVGPSGAGKSTLGRMLAGIHPPTGGTVTVGGVPLVDLPLEDLRGHVALVTQEHHVFVGTLAENLRLADTTADDDALWGALGAVDARGWAAALPDGLATEVGSGGHPLTPAQAQQVALARLVLLDPHTLVLDEATSLLDPRAARHLEQSLNAVLSGRTVVAIAHRLHTAHDADRVAVVDGGRITEIGPHDELVAAGGDYARLWHSWQAD is encoded by the coding sequence CGGCATCGCCGTCCTGCACACCCTCGCCGCGCTCGCCGGCCTCACCGGACCCTTCCTGCTGGGCCGGTTCATCGACGAGGCCACCACCGGCACCACCCTGGACCGCGTGAACACGCTCGCCGTCGTGCTCGTGTGCGCCGTCGTCACCCAGGCCGTCGTCACCCGCTACGCCCAGCGCCTCTCCATGGTGTTCGGCGAGCGCGTCTTCGCCGAGCTCCGCGAGGAGTTCCTGACCACCGCCACCAGGCTGCCCCTGTCCACCGTGGAGAAGGCCGGCACCGGCGACCTCGTCGCCCGCACCACCAACGACGTCAACAAGCTCGCGCACGCCGTCCGGTTCGGCGTCCCCCGCGTGCTCGTGTGCGTCGTCACCCTGAGCCTCACCCTCGTCGCGTCGTTCGTCGCCGACCCGCTCGTCGCCGTCGCGATGCTCGTCGGCGTGCCCGTCATCGTCCTCACCCTGCGCTGGTACCTGCGGCGCGCCACCCCCGGCTACCTGCGCGTGTCCGCCGCGTTCGCGACCGTCAACGGCACCATCACCGAGACCGTCGAGGGCGCCCGCACCACCGAGGCGCTGTGGCTCGGCACCCGGCTGCGCCGTCGGCTGCGCGGCGACCTCGCCGAGACGTTCGACGCCGAGTCCCACACCCTGCGGCTGCGCCAGCGGCTCATCCCCGGCATCGACACCGCCGTCGCCGTCGCCCCCATCGCCGTCGTCCTGTGGGGCGCCTGGCTCGTCTCCCAGGACCTCACCACCGTCGGCACGGTCGCGACGCTCGCCATGTACGCCCACCAGATGGGCGGCCCCGTGTTCGACCTCGTGTTCTGGCTCGACGAGCTCCAGGTCGCCGTCGTCGCCCTCGCCCGCGTCGTCGGCGTCGGACTCGTCGCCCCCGACCGGCAGGCCACCGGCGCCGTCCCCACCGCCGAGGACGTCCGCGCCGACGCCGTCCGCTACGCCTACACCCCCGGCCGGGACGTCCTGCACGGCATCGACCTGGACCTGCGCCCCGGCGAACGCCTCGCCGTCGTCGGACCCTCCGGTGCCGGCAAGTCCACCCTCGGCCGCATGCTCGCCGGCATCCACCCACCCACCGGCGGCACCGTCACCGTCGGCGGCGTGCCGCTGGTCGACCTGCCGCTGGAGGACCTGCGCGGGCACGTCGCCCTCGTCACCCAGGAGCACCACGTCTTCGTCGGGACCCTGGCTGAGAACCTGCGCCTCGCCGACACCACCGCCGACGACGACGCCCTCTGGGGCGCCCTCGGCGCCGTCGACGCCCGCGGCTGGGCAGCCGCCCTCCCCGACGGCCTCGCCACCGAGGTCGGCTCCGGCGGGCACCCCCTCACCCCTGCCCAGGCCCAGCAGGTCGCCCTCGCCCGGCTCGTCCTGCTCGACCCCCACACCCTCGTCCTCGACGAGGCCACCTCCCTGCTCGACCCCCGCGCCGCCCGGCACCTCGAGCAGTCCCTCAACGCCGTCCTGTCCGGCCGCACCGTCGTCGCCATCGCCCACCGGCTGCACACCGCCCACGACGCCGACCGCGTGGCCGTCGTCGACGGTGGCCGCATCACCGAGATCGGCCCCCACGACGAGCTCGTCGCCGCCGGCGGGGACTACGCCCGGCTCTGGCACTCGTGGCAGGCCGACTGA